A single window of Leeuwenhoekiella sp. MAR_2009_132 DNA harbors:
- a CDS encoding DinB family protein, which yields MKKLQQPEVWLRGPLKNIPPYLQPAAHALKQTEEDLDYWLTDFEDIHLWNNPAGRASVGFHLQHITGVLDRMITYSKAQKLSQVQFDYLKQEGVQNYDVTTAQLKAAYSNKLDEAFLYFSTLKEVDLLQKRSVGHKELPSTVLGLLFHAAEHSQRHLGQLLVTTSILKTLK from the coding sequence ATGAAAAAACTACAGCAACCTGAAGTTTGGCTGCGAGGGCCTTTAAAAAATATTCCACCTTATTTACAACCGGCAGCACATGCTTTAAAACAAACTGAGGAAGATCTCGACTATTGGTTAACAGATTTTGAAGATATACACCTCTGGAATAATCCGGCGGGTAGAGCAAGTGTAGGATTTCATTTGCAACACATTACCGGTGTTTTAGACCGTATGATAACCTATTCAAAAGCACAAAAGTTATCTCAAGTACAATTTGACTATTTAAAACAGGAAGGAGTTCAAAATTACGACGTTACCACAGCCCAACTTAAAGCTGCATACTCAAATAAGTTAGATGAGGCATTCTTATACTTTAGTACATTAAAAGAGGTTGATTTACTTCAAAAGCGAAGTGTAGGCCACAAAGAACTTCCATCAACTGTTTTAGGTCTTCTTTTTCATGCTGCAGAACACAGCCAAAGGCATTTAGGCCAATTATTGGTAACGACAAGTATTTTAAAAACTTTAAAGTAA